From the genome of Vagococcus entomophilus:
TTCAAGCAGGAGGGAAACAAGGTTTGCTGATGATGGGGGATTTATCGCAGCCAGCTACACTACTTGGAGTTGTCGGCTTGATTATGAGCTTAATTTTTTATCTTAGAGGGACTCCAGGGGGATTTTTGCTAGGAATTATTCTGACAACTGTACTGAGTTTGATTTTCCATATTCAAGATCAGATGACAACGACGAAACTTCATTTTTCTGAGTTTCAAACTTATTTTAAAAATATAGGTCCAGGGGACTTCCGTGAATTCTTTTCACTTCCATTTATTTTGGCGGTATTTTCAATGAGCATGATTCTGATTTTTGAGTCAATGGGAATTTTGTCAGGAATATTGCCTAATAAAAAGCGTTTTAAGCAGTCTTTTCAGAGTAGCTCTGTCGCTAGTTTTATCTCTGGCTTTTTAGGAACGAGCCCAACCGTTGTAGCAGCAGAAAGTGCAGTTGGAATTGAGAGTGGGGGAAGAACTGGGGGGATGGCGTTTGTAGCGGGTTGCTTATTTTTGGTCGCCATTTTTACAACTCCGTTTTTAGCGCTTATCCCTCAAGTTGCTACAGCTCCTGTCATTATTATAACGGGTGCAATTATGATGCAGCAATTACGTACAATTGATTTATTTGATTTTAGTGAATGGTTTCCAGCATTTTTAATAGTGGTATTGATTTCATTTTCAAATAGTATTTCTTTTGGATTAGCAATTGGCTTTATTTCTTATCCAATCGTAAAGGTAGCAGTTGGTCAAAGAGCGAGTATTCACCCAATCGTATATGGACTAGCCAGTTTGTTTTTAATCGATTTAATTTGTCAGGCAGTTTTGCTCCAATAGATCAAATAGAAAAGGAATGTGAAAGTAATGAGAATGGTCGATGTTATTAGTAAAAAAAGAGATGGTCAAGTATTAAGTAAAGAAGAAATCCAATTTTTTGTTACAGGGTATACTAATGAGCAGATTCCTGATTATCAAGCAAGTGCTCTTGCTATGGCTATTTTCTTTCAAGGAATGACTGCTCAAGAAACAGCTGACTTAACATTAGCTATGGTGGATTCAGGCGAAAAAATCGATCTTAGTGAGATAGCTGGCATAAAAGTTGATAAGCATTCAACTGGTGGGGTAGGAGATACAACAACGCTAGTGCTAGCTCCACTAGTAGCGGCGTTAGGTATTCCAGTAGCGAAAATGTCAGGGCGTGGCTTAGGGCATACAGGAGGTACTATTGATAAACTAGAATCAATCGCAGGGTTTCATGTTGAAGTCAGCAAAGAAGAATTCATAACATTAGTCAATCAAAATCAGTTGTCAGTCGTTGCACAAAGTGGCAATCTAACCCCAGCAGACAAAAAAATGTATGCACTAAGAGATGTGACTGGGACCGTTAATTCTATTCCAATGATTGCAAGTTCTATTATGAGTAAAAAGATTGCTGCTGGGGCTGATGCGATTGTATTGGATGTAAAAGTTGGAGCAGGTGCTTTTATGAAAACAAAGGAAGAGGCAAAGCAATTAGCAGAAACGATGGTTACAATTGGCAGTAAAGTCGGACGTAAGACGGTGGCAGTTCTCTCAGATATGTCGCAACCATTGGGCAACGCGATTGGGAATGCACTAGAGGTCAAAGAAGCCATTGATACCCTAAAAGGACAAGGACCAAAAGACTTAACGGAGTTAGTGCTGACATTAGGTAGTCAAATGGTGGTCCTATCCAATAAAGCAGATACGGTAGAGAAAGCACGTGTCATGTTGCAACAAGCCATTCAAAGTGGCGCAGCGATTGAAAAGTTTAAAACATTTTTAGATAATCAAGGCGGAGATAGTTCTGTTGTAGATGATCCAACAAAATTGCCTCAAGCTGCCTTTAAAATTGAAATTCCGGCCTTACAGAATGGCTTTGTCTCAGAGATTGTTGCGCATGATCTAGGAACGGTAGCGATGATGCTAGGGGCAGGGAGAGCGACAAAGAATGATGTGATTGACTTAGGAGTTGGTCTGGTACTGAATAAAAAAGTTGGAGACCCTGTGGCAAAAGGTGAATCTCTTATTACTGTTTATAGCAATGAAGAAAAAGTTGATGCAATTATTCATAAGCTTTATTCCTGCTTCACGATTTCAGAGCAACAAAATCATCCAACTTTAATTCATGAGCTTCTTTTAAAATAAATCTGAGAAAGTAGTATCAGCGTCAAAATAGCAAGTTACAAGGAAGAGAGTATTTTCCGGTGTTTGGTGCAACTTGGTGGGTAAGGCAAAGTCTATTGATTTTTGCCTTATCTTTTTTTTCTTTTAGCAAATCGATGCTATACTAAATAGGAGAAAGAATAGCAAAAGGAGGGGATAAAGATGAACGTTGTTGTGGCAATCGATTCTTTTAAAGGAAGTGCTACTTCTTTAGAGTTAAATCAAGCAGTGAAAGAGGCTATTGAGGCTGATTTTTCACAAGTTGAGTGTGTGTGTATTCCAATTGCAGATGGAGGAGAAGGGTCATTAGAAGCAATCTATACAGCGAATGGTGGACATTTTCAAAGTTGTTCTACAGTTGACTTATTAGGGAGAAATTGTAAGACAGAATATCTGATTACTCTGAAAGAAAATAAAAAAATTGCGATTATTGAATCTGCAAAAGTTGTCGGACTAGACTTGATTCACCCATGTGAAGAAACTCTTTGTCAGGCAAGTACATATGGTCTGGGGTTAGTAGTAAAAGATGCCTTAGAAAAACGGGTGAATCAAATTATTCTAACTTTAGGTGGAAGTGGGACTTCGGATGGTGGGCTTGGATTTCTTCAAGCTTTAGGAGCAGATACTGGAGACACGGCTCGTACGGGGAACCCACTACTTGTTGCAAAAAAACTAGATTTAGCTAGAGTTAAACAGCAATTTGCTCAAATAAATTTAATTGCAGCAGCAGATGTTACCAATGTTTATTATGGATCAAACGGGGCGGCTAAAGTTTTTGGGATGCAAAAAGGAGGCAGTCCAGAAATTCTTGAAAAATTAGATGCAAAGGCACAACGAATCGCTACCTATCTACAAGAACATGATCAGATTGTATTGAACCAAGTTGCTGGTAGTGGAGCAGCAGGTGGGTTAGGTGGTGCTATTGTAGCACTTGGTGGTGAGCTACAAAGTGGCTTTGAGCTGATTTCGCAGTTTACCAACCTGGAACAGATGGTTTCAAAAGCAGACCTTGTTTTTACTGGAGAAGGTAGCATAGATTCACAGACTGAAAATGGAAAAGTGCCATTTGGGATTGCCCAATTAACCCAAAAGTTCGCTGTCCCAGTCGTAGTCTTGTGTGGCAGATACACTGCAATAAAGCCACAATTAGCAGCTAATTTCCAAGGAATATTTTGTATACAATCGGCCCCCATTTCTCTTGAAGAAGCGTTAAAAAAAGAAAATACACTTTTAAATATTGCCAATACGGCTAAAAACATTTTAAAGCTCTTTCTTTTTAGCAAACAAAGCAACCTTGAGAAAGAATGGTAGATAAGAAAAAAAATTTCTGTTATACTGAAATTGAGCAATTAAAAAGGAGGGAACAACGGATGAGACGTATGACAAAAATAACACAAATCGCTAATTATCAGCGTTATTTCACAAGTTTTTGCCATGCAATTGTTTTTTGTTTTTCTGTTTATGGGATAAGTGTAATCAAAAATAACAAAAAAACAGAAAAAAATGACCAGTCGTTTGTTCTCTTATAAAAATAAGAAAATAATTAAATAACATGAGGTCATGATAAATTCATGACCTTTTTTCTTTCTTACGGTTGGCCTAGAAGGAGCAAAAAATGTTAGTACAATTAAATAATGTGACGAAAAATTTTGGAGGAGCCCCTATATTAGAAGAGGTTTCTATCCAAATAAATGATGGGCAAAAAATAGGAATAATTGGCAGTAATGGTTCGGGGAAGTCTACGATTTTTAAATTGATTACTGGAGCGGAACAGGCGACAAAAGGAACGGTTAGTTGCCAAAAAAAATTGAGCATTGGTTCGATTAAACAAGAAACGATTGTCTCTGATTTGTCAGTATCTGCTTACTTACTGTCTAGCTTTTCAGATATTCATCAGTTGGGTGATCAATTACGAACATTAGAGGCACAGATGTGTCAGACCAATAGTGACCTAGAAAAAATTATGGGAAAGTATGCTCGAGTACAAGAAGCATACGAACAAAAAGGTGGCTACATTCTGGAAGAAAGAATAACCACTGTTCTAAAGGGATTGGGTTTAGCCAAAAAAGCTACGACTTGTTTGAATTTGTTAAGTGGTGGAGAAAAGGTGCTGGTTCAGCTCGCACATATTCTGCTTTTGGATGTTGACCTTTACCTGCTT
Proteins encoded in this window:
- a CDS encoding pyrimidine-nucleoside phosphorylase, whose protein sequence is MRMVDVISKKRDGQVLSKEEIQFFVTGYTNEQIPDYQASALAMAIFFQGMTAQETADLTLAMVDSGEKIDLSEIAGIKVDKHSTGGVGDTTTLVLAPLVAALGIPVAKMSGRGLGHTGGTIDKLESIAGFHVEVSKEEFITLVNQNQLSVVAQSGNLTPADKKMYALRDVTGTVNSIPMIASSIMSKKIAAGADAIVLDVKVGAGAFMKTKEEAKQLAETMVTIGSKVGRKTVAVLSDMSQPLGNAIGNALEVKEAIDTLKGQGPKDLTELVLTLGSQMVVLSNKADTVEKARVMLQQAIQSGAAIEKFKTFLDNQGGDSSVVDDPTKLPQAAFKIEIPALQNGFVSEIVAHDLGTVAMMLGAGRATKNDVIDLGVGLVLNKKVGDPVAKGESLITVYSNEEKVDAIIHKLYSCFTISEQQNHPTLIHELLLK
- a CDS encoding NCS2 family permease; amino-acid sequence: MSKLKEKKKSFSIIELFKDKKQLKNELIAGCTAFVAISYIIIVNPMILKDAGIPIGYSVCATIFSSAIGCFLMAFWAKAPIVMTPGMGINAFFTYTIVNGMQLSWQEAIAISICSSIVYFVIAISGFSMQLAKAIPDNLKTGITAGIGLFLVELGLEKAHLIQAGGKQGLLMMGDLSQPATLLGVVGLIMSLIFYLRGTPGGFLLGIILTTVLSLIFHIQDQMTTTKLHFSEFQTYFKNIGPGDFREFFSLPFILAVFSMSMILIFESMGILSGILPNKKRFKQSFQSSSVASFISGFLGTSPTVVAAESAVGIESGGRTGGMAFVAGCLFLVAIFTTPFLALIPQVATAPVIIITGAIMMQQLRTIDLFDFSEWFPAFLIVVLISFSNSISFGLAIGFISYPIVKVAVGQRASIHPIVYGLASLFLIDLICQAVLLQ
- a CDS encoding glycerate kinase, with the translated sequence MNVVVAIDSFKGSATSLELNQAVKEAIEADFSQVECVCIPIADGGEGSLEAIYTANGGHFQSCSTVDLLGRNCKTEYLITLKENKKIAIIESAKVVGLDLIHPCEETLCQASTYGLGLVVKDALEKRVNQIILTLGGSGTSDGGLGFLQALGADTGDTARTGNPLLVAKKLDLARVKQQFAQINLIAAADVTNVYYGSNGAAKVFGMQKGGSPEILEKLDAKAQRIATYLQEHDQIVLNQVAGSGAAGGLGGAIVALGGELQSGFELISQFTNLEQMVSKADLVFTGEGSIDSQTENGKVPFGIAQLTQKFAVPVVVLCGRYTAIKPQLAANFQGIFCIQSAPISLEEALKKENTLLNIANTAKNILKLFLFSKQSNLEKEW